A single window of Gossypium arboreum isolate Shixiya-1 chromosome 13, ASM2569848v2, whole genome shotgun sequence DNA harbors:
- the LOC108462655 gene encoding agamous-like MADS-box protein AGL80: MSRKKIKLAYITNDLARKTTYKKRTKGLVKKVPELTTLCGIEACAIIYAPDFDSQLEVVVPRECMTLAVPSSRSCPVETKQLMVNQESFLEQSLAKATQHLRKLCKENRQKELKTTMFQSLKGKWILHSLNLIDLKELGLLVKQNLKEIDNRVRVLTKARCSSGCY; this comes from the coding sequence ATGtctagaaagaaaataaagcttgcttACATTACCAATGATTTAGCAAGGAAAACTACCTACAAGAAAAGAACCAAGGGTCTAGTGAAGAAGGTGCCTGAACTCACTACCCTTTGTGGGATTGAAGCTTGTGCTATTATCTACGCTCCTGATTTCGACTCTCAACTAGAGGTGGTTGTCCCACGCGAGTGTATGACGCTTGCTGTGCCAAGTTCAAGAAGTTGCCCTGTTGAAACAAAACAATTGATGGTTAACCAAGAGAGTTTCCTTGAGCAAAGCTTAGCCAAAGCTACTCAACATCTTAGGAAATTGTGTAAGGAAAATCGACAGAAGGAGTTGAAAACTACCATGTTCCAAAGCCTGAAAGGAAAATGGATATTACATAGTTTGAATTTGATAGATTTGAAAGAGCTGGGTCTGTTGGTTAAGCAAAACTTGAAGGAAATTGACAATAGGGTTCGTGTGCTTACTAAAGCGCGTTGTTCCTCAGGATGTTATTGA
- the LOC108461993 gene encoding uncharacterized protein LOC108461993 has protein sequence MGSKIPTGSNQNGKIHLAAESTAINFDNSNNVVPSMEVVLENWEKEVQVLRGSGSKGMSIKSERNLNRTIKGHGGHFKVAGYPEGTKNPKVVEIKKRTNQELTEEKPK, from the exons ATGGGATCCAAAATTCCTACTGGTTCGAATCAAAATGGAAAAATTCATTTAGCAGCCGAATCAACAGCTATCAATTTTGATAATTCCAACAATGTTGTTCCATCCATGGAAGTTG TCTTGGAGAATTGGGAGAAAGAGGTCCAGGTTTTAAGGGGATCGGGGTCCAAAGGAATGTCTATCAAAAGCGAAAGAAATCTCAACAGAACCATCAAGGGTCATGGTGGTCATTTCAAAGTTGCTG GATATCCAGAAGGAACCAAAAATCCCAAAGTAGTGGAG ATCAAGAAAAGAACCAATCAGGAACTAACCGAGGAAAAACCAAAGTAA